In a single window of the Sander lucioperca isolate FBNREF2018 chromosome 19, SLUC_FBN_1.2, whole genome shotgun sequence genome:
- the mtif3 gene encoding LOW QUALITY PROTEIN: translation initiation factor IF-3, mitochondrial (The sequence of the model RefSeq protein was modified relative to this genomic sequence to represent the inferred CDS: inserted 3 bases in 2 codons) — MKKYMAEEXHNSHPEIVGILMYRTSCVCXIGEQGCVRWMLSHTVKAVCGGSSSCGYWTPASRFTICSERSNIIASSWRWSPFSTAGDDTEQTAAPKKKKQDPRGHATISAVGRKIPQREIQVISETGENLGTMHRADVIRVMDEQGLKLVLLSEHKDPPVYRLMSGKQIHEEQLKLREKQKAKAAPVQVKELTFSSGIAAHDLSTKMKQVESWLEKKNHVRITLRSGRGGPAVNLDTTLEQIVQQMEVMVGFVSKPKAIRDGQAAMCILRPPSAKELSQKGKNMTAASQSDDSSSNATESKTTIPPVSNSDTTKGSIQQ, encoded by the exons atgaagaagTACATGGCGGAAG GGCACAACAGTCACCCTGAGATAGTGGGGATATTGATGTACA GAACTTCCTGTGTGTG AATTGGAGAACAAG GTTGTGTGAGGTGGATGCTGAGCCATACAGTGAAAGCTGTGTGTGGTGGCAGCAGCAGCTGTGGCTACTGGACACCAGCATCAAGATTCACCATATGCAGTGAAAGATCCAACATCATTGCTTCCTCCTGGAGATGGTCTCCATTCTCCACTGCTGGAGACGACACAGAACAGACTGCCgctccaaagaaaaaaaagcaagatCCCCGAGGTCATGCCACAATCAGCGCAGTCGGCCGTAAGATCCCGCAGCGTGAGATACAGGTGATAAGTGAGACAGGCGAGAACCTGGGCACCATGCACCGCGCAGATGTGATCAGAGTCATGGACGAGCAGGGTCTCAAATTGGTGCTGCTCAGTGAACACAAAGATCCTCCCGTCTACCGGCTGATGAGCGGCAAACAGATCCATGAAGAGCAGCTGAAACTGCGGGAGAAGCAGAAAGCAAAAGCAG CCCCCGTGCAGGTGAAGGAGCTCACCTTTTCATCCGGCATCGCAGCTCATGATCTCTCAACCAAGATGAAACAAGTGGAGAGTTGGCTGGAGAAGAAGAACCATGTTAGAATTACTTTGCGATCAGGACGTGGCGGACCTGCAGTCAACCTG GACACAACTCTGGAGCAGATAGTGCAACAAATGGAGGTGATGGTGGGATTTGTTTCTAAGCCAAAAGCCATACGTGACGGTCAAGCAGCCATGTGCATCCTCCGACCACCTTCAGCAAAGGAACTGTCACAAAAAGGGAAGAACATGACCGCAGCTTCGCAGTCCGACGACTCGAGTTCGAATGCCACGGAGAGCAAAACAACCATCCCTCCTGTTAGTAACTCGGACACAACAAAAGGGTCTATACAGCAGTGA